The sequence CTTAATTTTTTTATCTTTTTTATATTTTAATAGGTTGTAATATTTTTTCTAACTTACTAATATTAACATAAGGACAATCTTTCAAATCTTTTTTTCCAGAAAAAAGTTTTACACTAAAAGCATAGCAACTTTCTTCTCCACATTTTTTACAATTAGTCTTTGGCAATATTTTATAGATTTGTATAGGATTTGTTTGCTTTTTTAAATCAAGTAATTTTTCATCAGGCTTTCCATAATTTTTAAGATATGTTATTGCTCTATTTATCAAATTCTTTACTTCATTCATCAATTGTTCTGCTTCTTTATTATCTTTAACATATGTCATGCTTATTTTTCCATTAGAGAAAATTGTTATTAAATGCATTCGATAAGTATATGTTAAGCATCCAAGTTTTTCAGAATAATTTGCATTAGGAATATAAAGATAAAGGATTGGAAGTACATCTCCTAAATTTTTATCTGCTTGAGCAATAAATTTTATTCTCTTTGAGTCTGCTGTGCAAGCAGATA is a genomic window of Nitrososphaerota archaeon containing:
- a CDS encoding (Fe-S)-binding protein, with product MIFSGFVEKIEIKKISACTADSKRIKFIAQADKNLGDVLPILYLYIPNANYSEKLGCLTYTYRMHLITIFSNGKISMTYVKDNKEAEQLMNEVKNLINRAITYLKNYGKPDEKLLDLKKQTNPIQIYKILPKTNCKKCGEESCYAFSVKLFSGKKDLKDCPYVNISKLEKILQPIKI